In Paracoccus sp. N5, a single window of DNA contains:
- a CDS encoding TRAP transporter substrate-binding protein: MITNRRTILLGAAAGALAAPFIRPGRAMAAEFSYKIANNQPLEHPSNVRLGEAVKAILEETSGAVDIQIFPSNQLGADTDVLGQLRSGGVEFFQLSPIILSTLVPNASINGVGFAFPDYDTVWKAMDGDLGAYERGQIEGAGLVVMEKIWDNGFRQTTSSTKPIVTPADLEGFKIRVPVSPLWTSLYSAFGAAPASINFAEVYTALQTGIVDGQENPLAIMKVAKLWEVQKYLSMTNHMWDGFWLLGNRRAWAALGEAHQAVVAKHFNDGAMKQRADVMALNASLRGDLESNGFTFNDVDPKPFEEKLREAGFYAEWKKTYGDEAWAILEAAVGRQLA; this comes from the coding sequence ATGATCACCAACCGCCGCACCATCCTGCTGGGCGCCGCCGCGGGCGCCTTGGCCGCGCCTTTCATCCGGCCCGGCCGGGCCATGGCCGCCGAGTTCAGCTACAAGATCGCGAACAACCAGCCGCTGGAGCATCCCAGCAACGTCCGGCTGGGCGAGGCGGTGAAGGCGATCCTGGAAGAAACCTCGGGCGCGGTGGACATCCAGATCTTTCCCTCGAACCAGCTCGGCGCCGATACCGACGTGCTGGGCCAGCTGCGCTCGGGCGGGGTCGAATTCTTCCAGCTGTCGCCGATCATCCTGTCGACGCTGGTGCCGAACGCCTCGATCAACGGCGTGGGCTTCGCCTTCCCGGATTACGACACGGTCTGGAAGGCGATGGACGGCGACCTGGGCGCCTATGAGCGCGGCCAGATCGAGGGTGCGGGCCTGGTGGTGATGGAAAAGATCTGGGACAACGGCTTCCGCCAGACCACCAGCTCGACCAAGCCCATCGTGACGCCGGCCGATCTGGAAGGCTTCAAGATCCGCGTGCCGGTCAGCCCGCTCTGGACCTCGCTCTATTCGGCCTTCGGCGCGGCGCCGGCCTCGATCAACTTCGCCGAGGTCTATACCGCATTGCAGACCGGCATCGTCGACGGCCAGGAAAACCCGCTGGCGATCATGAAGGTCGCCAAGCTCTGGGAGGTGCAGAAGTATCTGTCGATGACCAACCATATGTGGGACGGCTTCTGGCTTCTGGGCAACCGCCGCGCCTGGGCCGCCCTGGGCGAGGCGCATCAGGCCGTGGTCGCCAAGCATTTCAACGACGGCGCCATGAAACAGCGCGCCGACGTGATGGCGCTGAACGCCAGCCTGCGCGGCGACCTGGAAAGCAACGGCTTCACCTTCAACGACGTGGACCCGAAACCCTTCGAGGAAAAGCTGCGCGAGGCCGGCTTCTATGCCGAGTGGAAGAAGACCTATGGCGACGAGGCCTGGGCGATCCTGGAAGCCGCCGTCGGGCGGCAGCTGGCCTGA
- a CDS encoding helix-turn-helix domain-containing protein, with amino-acid sequence MRDAAAPDTGGTRAVARALSLLSLVGRGAAQGLGLAELAAATHLPPPTARRLLLALASARMVEQDRATRRYHLGPEAYLLARFAEERHGILHHARDSMLRLARDTGDTVLLTVPQGDHTLCLERIEGDFPVRTHALMKGDRKPAGVGAGAMAILAALPAPEAEALLAQVGPLVGDLAPALAEDLAAARAAGHALNPGRIVAGSWGLGVAILWPDGRPAGALSVAAIENRMGFIRQAELVAALQREAHLIGQRLAALEPQRNLS; translated from the coding sequence ATGCGCGACGCGGCCGCGCCCGATACCGGCGGCACGCGGGCGGTGGCGCGCGCGCTGTCGCTCTTGTCGCTGGTCGGGCGCGGCGCCGCGCAGGGGCTGGGGCTGGCCGAGCTGGCCGCGGCCACGCATCTGCCGCCGCCCACCGCGCGGCGGCTGCTCCTGGCGCTGGCCTCGGCGCGGATGGTCGAGCAGGACCGGGCGACGCGCCGCTATCACCTGGGCCCCGAGGCCTATCTGCTGGCGCGCTTTGCCGAGGAGCGCCACGGCATCCTGCACCACGCGCGCGACTCGATGCTGCGGCTGGCGCGCGACACCGGCGACACGGTGCTGCTGACCGTGCCGCAGGGCGACCATACCCTGTGCCTGGAGCGGATCGAGGGCGATTTCCCGGTCCGCACCCATGCGCTGATGAAGGGCGACCGCAAGCCGGCGGGCGTCGGCGCCGGCGCCATGGCGATCCTGGCCGCCCTGCCCGCGCCCGAGGCCGAGGCCCTGCTGGCGCAGGTCGGGCCGCTGGTCGGCGATCTGGCCCCGGCCCTGGCCGAGGATCTGGCGGCGGCGCGCGCGGCGGGCCATGCGCTGAACCCGGGCCGGATCGTCGCCGGATCCTGGGGCCTGGGCGTCGCGATCCTGTGGCCGGACGGCCGCCCCGCCGGGGCGCTGTCCGTCGCCGCCATCGAGAACCGCATGGGCTTCATCCGCCAGGCCGAACTTGTCGCCGCCTTGCAGCGCGAGGCGCATCTGATCGGGCAGCGGCTGGCCGCCCTTGAACCGCAAAGGAACCTCTCATGA
- a CDS encoding acetyl-CoA acetyltransferase, with translation MTDPLIVGWAHTKFGKSEAPDTLALMAEVARPALDHAGIAPEAVDGIFTGVFNNGFSHQDFQGALVAMGTPELAGVPFLRTENACATGSAAIYAAADFIASGRGKVALVIGAEKMTATPNDRIGDILLSASFVPEEGEIPGGFAGVFGRITEHYFQRHGDRSEELAMIAAKNHENGMRNPYAHMQKAFDVAFCNTPSDKNPLVAGPLRRTDCSLVSDGAAALVLAAPDVAEGLARGIRFRARAQAGDYLALSRRDPIAFDGPRRAWRAALDQAGLAVTDLSLVETHDCFTTAEMIEYEAMGLAEPGQGWRVIREGTTRFDGALPVNPSGGLKSRGHPIGATGVSQHVMAAMQLTGDAGAMQVADARLAGVFNMGGAAVASYCSILERQK, from the coding sequence ATGACCGATCCGCTGATCGTCGGCTGGGCGCATACGAAATTCGGCAAGTCCGAGGCGCCCGATACCCTGGCCCTGATGGCCGAGGTCGCCCGCCCCGCGCTGGACCATGCCGGCATCGCGCCCGAGGCCGTGGACGGCATCTTTACCGGCGTCTTCAACAACGGCTTCTCGCATCAGGATTTCCAGGGCGCGCTGGTCGCCATGGGCACGCCGGAACTGGCGGGCGTGCCCTTCCTGCGCACGGAAAACGCCTGCGCCACCGGCTCGGCCGCGATCTATGCGGCGGCGGATTTCATCGCCTCGGGGCGCGGCAAGGTCGCGCTGGTGATCGGGGCCGAGAAGATGACCGCGACGCCCAATGACCGCATCGGCGACATCCTGCTGTCGGCCAGTTTCGTCCCCGAAGAGGGCGAGATTCCCGGCGGCTTCGCCGGCGTCTTCGGCCGCATTACCGAGCATTATTTCCAGCGCCACGGCGACCGTTCCGAGGAACTGGCGATGATCGCCGCCAAGAACCACGAAAACGGCATGCGCAACCCCTATGCGCATATGCAGAAAGCCTTTGACGTGGCTTTCTGCAACACGCCGTCGGACAAGAACCCGCTGGTCGCGGGGCCCTTGCGGCGCACCGATTGCTCGCTGGTCTCGGACGGGGCGGCGGCCCTGGTGCTGGCAGCGCCCGATGTGGCCGAGGGGCTGGCGCGTGGCATCCGCTTCCGCGCGCGGGCGCAGGCCGGCGACTATCTGGCGCTGTCGCGGCGCGACCCCATCGCCTTCGACGGGCCGCGCCGGGCGTGGCGCGCGGCGCTGGACCAGGCCGGCCTTGCCGTCACCGACCTGTCGCTGGTCGAGACGCATGACTGCTTCACCACCGCCGAGATGATCGAATACGAGGCGATGGGCCTGGCCGAGCCCGGCCAGGGCTGGCGGGTGATCCGCGAGGGCACGACCCGTTTCGACGGCGCGCTGCCGGTGAACCCCTCGGGCGGGCTGAAGTCGCGCGGCCATCCGATCGGCGCCACCGGCGTCTCGCAGCATGTCATGGCGGCGATGCAGCTGACGGGCGATGCCGGGGCGATGCAGGTTGCCGATGCGCGGCTGGCCGGTGTCTTCAACATGGGCGGCGCGGCGGTCGCCTCGTATTGCTCGATCCTCGAGAGGCAGAAATGA